In Myxococcus virescens, a single genomic region encodes these proteins:
- a CDS encoding sulfite exporter TauE/SafE family protein: MPSSDSLLVTVAVFVLAGLVKGVVGLGLPTIAMALLALVMPPARAAVLLIVPSLVTNVWQLRPWSTLGPLLRRLAPMQGGVCAGTLVGAWVLGAPMGAWATVALGVALVAYAAWGLSGARLTVGPMAESRLGPWVGALTGFVTAATGVFVIPAVPYLQALGFEREELIQAMGISFTVSTLALAAGLYVNAAGAGTQLGQSLLMLLPALIGMQVGQWLRQKLSPVLFRACFLVSLMLLGMHMVAREMLAG, from the coding sequence ATGCCATCGTCCGACAGCCTTCTGGTGACTGTTGCCGTCTTCGTGCTCGCGGGGCTGGTCAAAGGCGTGGTGGGGCTGGGCCTGCCCACCATCGCCATGGCGCTGCTGGCCCTGGTGATGCCTCCCGCCCGAGCGGCGGTCCTGCTCATCGTGCCCTCCCTGGTCACCAATGTCTGGCAACTCCGTCCCTGGTCGACCTTGGGCCCCCTGCTGCGGCGACTGGCGCCGATGCAGGGGGGCGTCTGCGCCGGCACGCTCGTCGGAGCGTGGGTGCTGGGCGCGCCCATGGGCGCGTGGGCCACGGTGGCCCTGGGCGTGGCGTTGGTGGCCTATGCGGCCTGGGGACTCAGCGGGGCCCGACTCACGGTGGGCCCAATGGCGGAGTCGCGCCTGGGGCCCTGGGTGGGCGCGCTCACCGGCTTCGTGACGGCGGCGACGGGGGTCTTCGTCATCCCCGCGGTGCCGTATCTGCAAGCGTTGGGCTTCGAGCGAGAGGAGCTGATTCAGGCCATGGGTATTTCATTCACGGTATCCACGCTGGCCCTGGCGGCGGGGCTCTACGTCAACGCCGCTGGCGCGGGGACGCAGCTGGGCCAGTCCCTCCTGATGTTGCTGCCGGCGCTCATCGGGATGCAGGTGGGGCAGTGGCTGCGCCAGAAGCTCTCACCCGTGCTGTTCCGGGCGTGTTTCCTGGTCAGCTTGATGCTCCTCGGGATGCACATGGTCGCCCGCGAAATGCTGGCGGGGTGA
- a CDS encoding DNA alkylation repair protein yields the protein MPKTTPSKGPRGDIDARVKEALAELERLATPARRDSLARYAIPSDHALGVSMRDVQRLARCLGRDHALAKALWKTGVYEARMLCAYIGEADRVTPAEMDRWCRDFDNWAVCDTLCFALWDHTPHAWAMADKWSSHRDEFVKRAAFALLAALAVHDKSGEDAPHLGGLVLIEREATDARNFVKKGVNWALRAVGSRRGPAARTAARALATRLSASEDATARWIGKDALRAFTKLDAKPPKPAAKAPRRKAATRPPQR from the coding sequence ATGCCAAAGACGACACCCTCCAAGGGTCCTCGCGGGGACATCGACGCCCGCGTGAAAGAAGCCCTGGCCGAGCTCGAACGCCTCGCCACCCCCGCCAGGCGGGACAGTCTCGCCCGGTACGCGATTCCCTCTGACCATGCCCTCGGCGTGTCGATGCGGGACGTCCAGAGGCTGGCCAGGTGCCTTGGCCGGGACCACGCGCTCGCCAAGGCCTTGTGGAAGACAGGGGTCTACGAGGCACGCATGCTCTGTGCCTATATCGGCGAGGCGGACCGCGTCACACCGGCGGAGATGGACCGGTGGTGCCGCGACTTCGACAACTGGGCCGTCTGCGACACGTTGTGCTTCGCCCTCTGGGACCATACTCCGCATGCATGGGCCATGGCGGACAAGTGGTCCAGCCACCGCGATGAGTTCGTCAAGCGCGCGGCCTTCGCGCTGCTCGCCGCGCTCGCGGTCCACGACAAGTCCGGCGAAGACGCGCCACACCTCGGTGGGCTGGTCCTCATCGAGCGCGAAGCCACCGACGCCCGCAACTTCGTCAAGAAGGGCGTGAACTGGGCCCTGCGCGCCGTTGGTAGCAGACGCGGTCCCGCGGCGCGCACGGCGGCGCGCGCGCTGGCGACCCGGCTTTCAGCCAGCGAAGACGCCACCGCGCGCTGGATTGGCAAGGATGCGCTGCGCGCGTTCACCAAGCTGGATGCGAAGCCGCCCAAGCCCGCCGCCAAGGCGCCCCGTCGGAAGGCCGCGACGCGGCCCCCACAGCGCTAG
- a CDS encoding TetR/AcrR family transcriptional regulator: MAPRRHDPERRDRIIDAALAVIAEGGVAGTSHRRVAERAGVPLGSMTYHFTSMDELLHEAFSRFAQRISERFAERLAAATDLDSLVSAIVHIVHDDLAAGQDELVLTLELYTLAARQRAFRQITHDWMRRSRAVLERFVDARMAHQLDALVEGLFIHVSLDPAPRSRDLTRDAVRRLLSLAP, from the coding sequence GTGGCCCCCCGTAGACATGACCCCGAGCGAAGGGACCGCATCATCGACGCCGCGCTCGCGGTCATCGCCGAAGGGGGCGTGGCGGGCACGTCGCACCGCCGGGTCGCCGAGCGCGCGGGCGTGCCCCTGGGCTCGATGACCTACCACTTCACCAGCATGGACGAGTTGCTGCACGAAGCGTTCAGCCGCTTCGCCCAGCGCATCAGCGAACGGTTCGCCGAGCGGCTCGCCGCGGCCACCGACCTCGACTCGCTGGTCTCCGCCATCGTCCACATCGTGCACGACGACCTCGCGGCGGGGCAGGACGAGCTCGTGCTCACGCTCGAGCTCTACACGCTCGCGGCGCGCCAACGCGCCTTCCGGCAAATCACCCACGACTGGATGCGCCGCAGCCGCGCCGTGCTGGAGCGGTTCGTCGACGCCAGGATGGCGCACCAGCTCGACGCCTTGGTTGAGGGGCTGTTCATCCACGTCAGCCTCGACCCCGCCCCACGCAGCCGCGACCTGACTCGGGACGCCGTGCGCCGCCTTCTCTCGCTCGCCCCCTGA
- a CDS encoding MFS transporter, with protein MTSTSPRLAPREYRAARAAVAALFLTNGAILANLLPRYPQIKADLGLSNAQYGLAVAAFPSGAMVAGLAAGALIRRFRSSRVAVAGTLLTSLGVLVAGLASSWWVLAVSLFFAGGMDAITDVAQNSHGLRVQRLYGRSILNSFHAVWSIGAVVGGLMGGLAAGLNVHRGLHLGFSALLFAGVSLMALRYTIPGPEPVVTVEPEAAAAHQGSAPARRQRPGRGRIWLIFAALVLIAVGGILVEDAGMTWAAVYLSGTLGATAAVASFGFVALVGAQFVGRLLGDGMVDRFGQRAVARAGGATTALGMSAALLFPSIPATIAGFALAGFGVATLVPATMHAADELPGLSAGMGLTIVSWLMRLGFLASPPLVGLIADNVGLRVGLLGVPLAGTLVVLLSGVLATVRAPATAPGGQGPSLPQPH; from the coding sequence ATGACCTCCACCTCCCCTCGTCTGGCCCCCCGCGAGTACCGGGCGGCCCGCGCGGCCGTCGCGGCGCTGTTCCTCACCAACGGCGCCATCCTCGCCAACCTCCTGCCGCGCTATCCGCAGATCAAAGCCGACCTGGGCCTCAGCAACGCTCAATACGGGCTGGCGGTCGCCGCGTTCCCCAGTGGCGCGATGGTCGCGGGGCTCGCCGCCGGAGCGCTCATCCGCCGCTTCCGCTCCTCGCGGGTCGCCGTCGCCGGCACGCTGCTGACGAGCCTGGGCGTGCTGGTCGCGGGCCTCGCGTCATCATGGTGGGTGCTCGCCGTTTCGCTCTTCTTCGCGGGCGGCATGGACGCCATCACCGACGTGGCGCAGAACTCCCACGGGCTGCGGGTGCAGCGGCTCTACGGCCGGTCCATCCTCAACTCCTTCCACGCGGTCTGGAGCATCGGCGCGGTGGTCGGCGGGCTCATGGGCGGGCTCGCCGCGGGACTGAACGTGCACCGGGGCCTGCATCTGGGATTCTCCGCCCTGCTCTTCGCCGGGGTGTCCCTGATGGCGCTGCGCTACACGATTCCCGGCCCCGAGCCCGTCGTCACCGTCGAGCCAGAGGCAGCCGCGGCGCACCAGGGCAGCGCTCCCGCGCGGCGTCAGCGGCCGGGGCGCGGGCGCATCTGGCTGATATTTGCCGCGCTGGTCTTGATTGCCGTCGGCGGCATCCTCGTCGAGGACGCGGGCATGACGTGGGCAGCCGTCTACCTTTCCGGAACACTCGGCGCCACGGCCGCCGTCGCTTCGTTCGGGTTCGTCGCCCTCGTGGGCGCGCAGTTCGTGGGCCGGCTGCTGGGCGATGGAATGGTGGACCGGTTCGGCCAGCGCGCGGTCGCTCGGGCAGGCGGCGCCACCACGGCGCTGGGGATGAGCGCCGCGTTGTTGTTTCCCTCCATCCCCGCAACCATCGCGGGCTTCGCGCTCGCGGGATTCGGCGTCGCCACGCTGGTTCCCGCCACCATGCACGCCGCTGATGAACTGCCCGGCCTGAGCGCGGGAATGGGGCTCACCATCGTCAGTTGGCTGATGCGCCTGGGGTTCCTCGCGTCACCCCCGCTCGTCGGGCTCATCGCCGATAACGTGGGCTTGCGCGTGGGGTTGCTCGGGGTACCGCTCGCGGGGACCCTCGTCGTGCTGCTCTCCGGAGTCCTGGCCACCGTCCGCGCCCCCGCCACCGCGCCGGGTGGCCAAGGCCCCTCCCTCCCGCAGCCCCATTGA
- a CDS encoding pirin family protein, translating to MSQQPEAVLRVEPLGMPWRTPDPFLFCVHHDDKYPMGNERLGPSASLAGRNLGQDFDGRDGWNMYHGTVVPGFPQHPHRGFETVTVVRRGLLDHADSLGAAARFGGGDVQWLTAGAGINHSEMFPLLQRDQPNPVELFQIWLNLPRANKLVEPHFSMMWNHAIPRHVARDAEGRATEVTVVAGSLGDVKAPPPPPKSWAAQAEADVAIWTLKLAPGARWTLPAAARGSNRMLYFFLGSSLRVAGRAIPPSHSIELRADVAVELENGADEAELLMLQGRPIGEPVVQYGPFVMNSRQEIQEAFADYQRTGFGGWPWPANGPVHPPEEGRFARHGDGRIERPA from the coding sequence ATGAGTCAGCAGCCAGAAGCCGTCCTTCGTGTGGAGCCGCTCGGGATGCCGTGGCGGACCCCGGATCCGTTTCTTTTTTGCGTCCACCACGACGACAAGTACCCCATGGGGAACGAGCGCCTCGGTCCGTCCGCCTCGCTGGCGGGCCGCAACCTGGGCCAGGACTTCGATGGGCGAGACGGCTGGAACATGTATCACGGCACCGTGGTGCCCGGTTTTCCCCAGCACCCGCACCGGGGGTTCGAGACAGTCACGGTGGTGCGTCGCGGGCTGCTCGACCACGCGGATTCCCTGGGGGCGGCGGCGCGCTTCGGCGGTGGGGATGTGCAGTGGCTCACCGCGGGCGCGGGCATCAATCATTCGGAGATGTTCCCGCTGCTCCAGCGCGACCAACCCAACCCGGTGGAGCTGTTTCAAATCTGGCTCAACCTGCCGCGGGCGAACAAGCTCGTGGAGCCGCACTTCTCCATGATGTGGAACCACGCCATCCCTCGGCACGTCGCCCGGGACGCGGAAGGGCGCGCCACGGAAGTCACGGTGGTGGCCGGAAGCCTGGGAGACGTGAAGGCGCCACCGCCGCCGCCCAAGTCGTGGGCCGCGCAGGCAGAAGCGGACGTGGCCATCTGGACGCTCAAGCTGGCCCCGGGCGCGCGGTGGACGCTGCCGGCGGCGGCCCGTGGCAGCAACCGGATGCTCTACTTCTTCCTCGGCTCCAGCCTGCGCGTGGCGGGGCGTGCCATTCCGCCGTCACACAGCATCGAGCTGCGGGCGGACGTCGCGGTGGAGCTGGAGAACGGCGCGGACGAGGCGGAGTTGTTGATGTTGCAGGGCCGTCCGATTGGAGAGCCCGTCGTGCAGTACGGCCCGTTCGTGATGAACTCGCGGCAGGAGATTCAGGAGGCCTTCGCGGACTACCAGCGCACGGGCTTCGGGGGCTGGCCCTGGCCGGCCAATGGCCCGGTCCATCCGCCAGAGGAAGGGCGCTTCGCCCGGCACGGGGATGGACGCATCGAACGTCCTGCCTGA
- a CDS encoding ferritin-like domain-containing protein → MDSNRLRLLFSRALRASLLSPLTLAGCDGEVDLTGYSPPACDNGGLAMTGLSPAAAPDFVQLRSFRAAGEPAAARPVSSVGTPCATATQPQACLSELEALAPARGFRDACGFICTDYFLATTRGDVVSAIASLEALKSFLGPIDTAQEAALTAFAAGYEVRCSGLKYGAVKELGDGAFGVVGTKGMACGKGTELTQYALRVSSTGEVVEEERKVLERGKDNCSVGRRPEGLRSQGAVACDDVLGQHFAAIAHLEAASIQAFLLLREELAAHGADLALQDAALMSALEEVMHTEVSARLAGRHGATPQVPRVDAAAPRSLFAVALDNAVEGCVRETFGALVARHQSLHAQDDEVRTSMARIAEDETRHAELSWKIDAWAQARLSEEEREVLRLAKQRAAAALREEACVPVNPVLVSEAGLPPPEVAVAMVDTLAQELWA, encoded by the coding sequence ATGGATTCGAATCGCTTGCGTCTGCTCTTCTCCCGGGCCCTTCGCGCCTCGCTTCTGTCTCCCCTGACGCTGGCCGGATGTGATGGTGAGGTGGACCTGACGGGTTATTCGCCACCCGCTTGCGACAACGGCGGGCTGGCCATGACAGGCTTGTCACCTGCGGCCGCGCCGGACTTCGTTCAACTGCGGAGCTTCCGTGCGGCGGGCGAGCCCGCCGCAGCGCGCCCCGTCTCCTCGGTAGGAACACCTTGCGCGACGGCGACCCAGCCCCAGGCATGTCTGTCAGAGCTCGAGGCCTTGGCGCCTGCCCGTGGGTTCCGCGACGCCTGCGGCTTCATCTGCACCGACTATTTCCTCGCGACGACCCGGGGCGACGTGGTGTCTGCCATCGCCTCGCTGGAGGCCCTGAAGTCGTTCCTGGGGCCGATTGATACGGCGCAGGAGGCCGCGCTGACTGCCTTTGCCGCGGGCTACGAGGTGCGCTGCAGCGGGCTCAAGTATGGGGCGGTGAAGGAATTGGGCGACGGTGCGTTCGGCGTCGTCGGCACCAAGGGCATGGCGTGTGGCAAGGGGACGGAGTTGACGCAGTATGCCCTGCGCGTGTCGTCAACGGGCGAGGTGGTGGAGGAGGAGCGCAAGGTGTTGGAGCGGGGCAAGGACAACTGTTCCGTGGGACGCAGGCCCGAAGGACTTCGCTCACAGGGCGCGGTGGCGTGTGACGATGTGCTGGGACAGCACTTCGCCGCCATTGCCCACCTGGAGGCCGCGTCCATCCAGGCCTTCCTGCTGCTCCGGGAGGAGCTGGCCGCGCATGGCGCGGACCTCGCGCTGCAGGACGCGGCGCTGATGAGTGCCCTGGAGGAGGTCATGCACACGGAGGTCAGCGCCCGCCTGGCGGGGCGGCACGGCGCGACGCCCCAGGTGCCCCGGGTGGACGCGGCGGCGCCCCGTTCCCTGTTCGCGGTGGCCCTGGACAACGCGGTGGAGGGCTGTGTGCGGGAGACGTTCGGCGCGCTGGTGGCGCGGCACCAGTCGCTCCATGCCCAGGACGACGAGGTGCGCACCTCCATGGCCCGCATCGCGGAGGACGAGACGCGGCACGCGGAGCTCTCGTGGAAGATTGATGCCTGGGCGCAAGCGCGGCTGTCGGAGGAGGAGCGCGAGGTGCTCCGGCTGGCGAAGCAGCGGGCCGCGGCGGCCCTGCGTGAGGAGGCCTGCGTGCCAGTGAATCCCGTGCTCGTGTCCGAGGCCGGGCTGCCCCCGCCCGAGGTCGCCGTGGCGATGGTGGACACGCTCGCTCAGGAGCTGTGGGCCTGA
- a CDS encoding LuxR C-terminal-related transcriptional regulator, with translation MNLSSHEFLLRDKVIAALNSTLSLPQALESAREPLLELTPADYVGLCLINLGPLVEFQWLVPGYRLALLDEYSKWVDSDFVRAPIFAQPNVVLRDSEMITRKELERSALYQRSKELDLSLEHVMAVLLPVHPQLLGAFTLYRDRRLAFSERDAAFLTSLTPHLLNAVRNCRDMQTASTGSRLLEELYSRPGAAYVVVAPPSHEVLRSRRAATLLERWFKPSDLHSSGIPLVLMERLEALTRMTPDAQLQNNLWVSLHGESYRVVRFVELPETEGPRQWALILNEIPLSIPLPETMRMQLTARQVDIARGMLHNWSNEQIASELGLSEDTVKTHVRDIFRRLKVDHRTDFLYQAAHLNKPV, from the coding sequence ATGAACCTCTCCTCCCATGAATTCTTGCTCCGGGACAAAGTCATCGCGGCACTCAACAGCACCTTGTCCCTCCCCCAAGCGCTCGAATCCGCCCGGGAGCCCCTGCTGGAGCTGACACCCGCCGACTACGTGGGCCTGTGCCTCATCAACCTGGGCCCCCTCGTCGAGTTCCAATGGCTGGTCCCCGGCTACCGGCTGGCCCTCCTGGATGAGTATTCCAAGTGGGTCGATTCCGACTTCGTGCGGGCCCCCATCTTCGCCCAGCCGAATGTGGTCCTCCGGGACTCGGAGATGATTACCCGCAAGGAATTGGAGCGCAGCGCGCTCTACCAGCGCAGCAAGGAGTTGGACTTGAGCCTGGAGCACGTCATGGCGGTGCTCCTGCCCGTCCATCCTCAACTCCTGGGAGCCTTCACGCTCTACCGGGACCGCCGGCTGGCTTTCTCGGAGAGGGACGCCGCCTTCCTGACGAGCCTCACGCCCCACCTGCTGAACGCGGTGCGCAACTGCCGCGACATGCAGACGGCCTCGACGGGCTCCCGGCTCCTGGAGGAGCTCTACAGCCGGCCGGGCGCCGCCTACGTCGTGGTGGCGCCGCCCTCCCACGAGGTGCTGCGCTCACGCCGGGCCGCCACGCTGCTGGAGCGGTGGTTCAAGCCCTCGGACCTTCATTCCTCGGGGATTCCGCTCGTCCTCATGGAGCGGCTGGAAGCCCTGACGCGGATGACGCCAGACGCGCAGCTCCAAAACAATCTCTGGGTCTCCCTCCACGGGGAGTCGTACCGCGTGGTGCGGTTCGTCGAGCTTCCCGAAACCGAAGGCCCGCGTCAGTGGGCCCTGATCCTGAACGAGATTCCCTTGTCGATTCCGCTCCCCGAAACCATGCGCATGCAGCTCACGGCCCGGCAGGTCGACATCGCCCGGGGCATGCTCCACAACTGGTCCAATGAGCAGATTGCCAGCGAGCTGGGCCTCTCCGAGGACACCGTGAAGACGCACGTGCGCGACATCTTCCGCCGCCTGAAGGTCGACCACCGGACGGACTTCCTCTACCAGGCGGCGCACCTCAACAAGCCCGTCTGA
- a CDS encoding DUF3892 domain-containing protein, with product MRYITQIRLEGGALHEHIARLRWKEGNEVGEGSRLELVQWLKAGGDARVQTWPRDVKVEVIDARPPYLRTKANGILTDNLLELPRF from the coding sequence ATGCGCTACATCACCCAGATCCGTCTCGAGGGAGGCGCGCTTCACGAGCACATTGCCCGCCTTCGCTGGAAGGAGGGCAACGAGGTGGGGGAGGGCAGCCGCTTGGAGCTGGTCCAATGGCTCAAGGCGGGGGGCGATGCCCGGGTGCAGACGTGGCCCCGAGACGTGAAGGTCGAGGTCATCGACGCCCGGCCTCCGTACCTGCGGACGAAGGCCAATGGCATCCTCACGGACAACCTGCTGGAGCTGCCGCGCTTCTGA
- a CDS encoding iron-containing redox enzyme family protein: MNTQVQNPTQVDWVAVLAQEARGLVAALDAQPDARRLFDGTIDTEGYIHYLIQTYHYARWSTPMLAEAGRRLARQGRHPHLAELLVQKAGEERGHEKWLLSDLKNLGCPEVRVETAARTPAVDAYTGWNFFTSRSGVPTAVLGTAYVLEYLSQTRATGVVDRLIAADAIPNIRKSVTFLRSHGALDGDHVAEMEAVLRTLTDPEDQAAVIFSARATRCIYPGIFRER; encoded by the coding sequence GTGAACACGCAAGTGCAGAACCCGACGCAGGTGGACTGGGTAGCGGTGCTGGCGCAGGAGGCCCGCGGGCTGGTGGCCGCACTGGACGCGCAGCCCGACGCCCGTCGCCTCTTCGACGGCACCATCGACACCGAGGGCTATATCCACTACCTGATTCAGACCTACCACTATGCGCGCTGGAGCACGCCGATGCTGGCGGAGGCAGGCCGCCGGCTCGCGCGCCAGGGCCGGCACCCGCACCTGGCGGAGCTGCTGGTGCAGAAGGCCGGAGAGGAACGCGGTCACGAGAAGTGGCTGCTGTCGGACCTGAAGAACCTGGGGTGCCCGGAGGTGCGCGTGGAGACCGCGGCACGGACTCCCGCGGTGGACGCCTACACCGGCTGGAACTTCTTCACCTCCCGGTCCGGCGTGCCGACGGCGGTGCTGGGGACCGCGTACGTGCTGGAGTACCTGTCCCAGACGCGAGCGACGGGTGTCGTGGACCGTCTGATTGCGGCCGACGCGATTCCGAACATCCGCAAGTCCGTCACCTTCCTGCGCAGCCACGGCGCGCTGGACGGGGACCATGTGGCGGAGATGGAAGCGGTGTTGCGGACGCTGACGGACCCCGAGGACCAGGCGGCGGTGATTTTCTCCGCCCGCGCCACGCGGTGCATCTACCCGGGCATCTTCCGCGAGCGCTAA